The DNA segment CGCTCACGATCCCAGACTGCAACGTTTCAAGCAGGAGGACAAGGACAAAAAGTTAGCAGCAAAAAGAGCAAGACaggtatattacatttttattgttctcttttattgaaaaaggtttgtaacaaataactaaaaaaatataattgtggaTCCCTATAGATACCATCTAATTCAGATTGTATCAACTAatgtagaatttttttttatttaatactaagcTGAGAAGATTTGTGTTTATGCCCACTAAGTTAAACTAATATTGATTTGGAAActtcacatattatatttaattatacttgaaATTAAGGTCtgtaagtgtaataaaatatcatgttaTTAGAAATGTGATGATAGagacttattaaaattgtaatttaatatgtaaatccGATCCTTTTCCACCAGAcaatttgttgtataaaaattccactatatattttctggAAATAAGTGAGAGTGCTATTCCAGGCTGTAATCTACATGACATATTTCATCCAGATCCATTCAGCCATTCTGATGTGAATGAGTAACAACATTCCAGTAGGCAACAGCTTGGCGGTGCCCCCGGTGTTGCTTTGATCCATGGGCGGCAGatgttgcttaccatcagaccgcttgcttgtttgcctactgaggcattaaaaaaaaattgtaacaaatattcaaactatagtatttattttatcagtATAGATAgcctaaaaatataactataccAGACCTATATTTTGTACTGCCCACCGCTGGGCATGGGGCTCCTCTAGCACTGAGAGGATTGAGGCCTTAGTACACCAACTGGCCTAATGTGAATTGGCAGTtatatacctttgaaattcttagagataacttctcaggtatgcacgtttcctcatgatgttttcctttaccattaaagcaagtgataattcacaaaaaatataactttagaaacaTGGcttgcctttgggttttgaaagATCAGACATTCATTTTGggagtccgttccactcccaactaggctatcactgctAAGCCTAAAAATATTAACGTCAAAATCAGTTAGTAGTttctatagtaatttattttgtgtctgATTTTCAGGATGCAGTCCAAGCCAAGAAAGCTGAAGAAGAGCGTCTCATTAAAGAAGCGCAGCTCGCTAAACAGAAAGCGGAGGAGGCGGAGAAGGCGCGTCTAGAGGCAGCCAGAGCAGAGCGAGAACAACAGAAGAAGAACCTCAGGGAAGGGAGAGCCGGAAAGCACTCAGAGACCTATGCAAATCCAATAACTATTATGCAGAAAGTGAAGATGAAACTGTTGCTAATATGGCCGCCgttgaaaaaatatgtgaacTATTAAAAGTTAATGAACTCCAAGATTTTATGAAAGATTTAGAATCAAATGGGAAAGAAGCATTCCTCAGAATAGTTAAAGAAACAGAAGACAAACTTGAAGCTGAAAGAAAAGCTATGTTTGAGACCAAGAAAGCTGAGGAACAAAAAGCAAAGAAGGATTCAGCTGTGAAAGCCCCTATTGAGTGGACAGTGGAGTTAACACAATTGCTCATCAAAGCCGTAAATCTATTCCCTGCTGGTACAAATCAAAGGTGGGAAGTGGTAGCGAATTTCCTGAACCAGCATGGTGTTTTCACAGATGAAAAACGATTCACAGCAAAAGATGTGTTGAATAAAGCAAAAGATTTGCAAAGTTCAGACTTCTCCAAGAGCAATCTGAAGAAGGCAGCAAATGAGGAAGCTTTCGATATGTttgagaaagaaagaaaaaggtcACTAATCACGTCGATGACAGCGGTATATCAAAAAGCGATCCCGTCAAATTGGTTAACGGTGTTTCAAACTCAAAAGCTGCTGACGACAACAAGCCTGAGGATAGAGCGTGGACCAAAACTGAGCAAGAGTTACTCGAGCAGGCGATCAAGACGTTCCCAGTAAACACTCCCGAGAGATGGGAGAAGATTGCTGACTGCCTCCCAAAACCCGCACCAAAAAGACTGCATGAAGAGATACAAGGAGCTCGTGGAACTGGTGAAGGCGAAGAAACAGGCGGCGAACCTCGCCAAATAGCACCGACAAACAATTAGATATGTAACAAATTGTTAACTAAATTACACGATTATACATAATTGACACGGTATTATgcctttatgtaaaataaaaaatgaatttgaattGTTGAGTTTTTAGCTGTTTAGAAAACACAGCTTATCATAcacaaatacacatattttaaccTATTTTATACATGACAATGTGAACTAATGAAGTTTTAGAGCTAAAGCAACCATTTTTATGAATTCGCGGTGTCCACACAAGAACGGTCTAACGAGGCTTGTTTGAAAAATTTGTTATGGGGTATCTATATAGATACCTAtttaacgcaatttggaggtaataacattaataatggtTATACGGCGAAACTTTAAATCTtgcaaactaaaatatttactcatGAATTTTCTTCGCGTTACATTGGACTAATTTCCTCATAGGCCGTTCTTGTATTTGGCCTTCTATTATAAAATGGGTGCAGCAaagcatttgtaatattttgacgTCTGTAAAATgcgttagtaaaatatttttttcataaatgcaACTTTCGCTAAAAATCGCTTGAGGACGACACAAAAGTGTTTCGTGGTTCCTGGTAAACCTGATTTGCGCTAAGTACGCAGAACCTACTACAACACTAGTCATGGTCGGTGCctccaatataaaaaacaagGTCTACAATGATAATCAACTCAAAATAACAAGGCCAAAAAGGTCCCCGATTTGTCCATCATTGAATTTTTTTCACAATAGTCATTGAAGTCACCCCATGACGAATGTCATCCCGTCGATTCTCTACCAGTCAGAAATCCATCTATACGATTAGATTACAAATGCTTTGATGCCATAAACCCGTATTGCCttactaataaacattttagaCGTCTGTGATAGTTCTATTTTTGCTCGTAGACATACGGCCGATTCCAATAAACTATCCCAACAGCTAATTAGGCGTTAATGTTaagaaaaaatcaataattcatctgtaagcatgtcaaactaTCCTGATTGGTCAATTCGCTATACCGTTTATAGGAATCAGtcaataaatataagattatttGAGCAGAAAATTGTGAGAGATAAACCTATCGTGCCGCCCCTAGATTTACACATCTACAAACCTACAGAATAGAAGTCAATGGCCGCACAGTCGCTTTGTCTCTTTCTACGGAGTGATCATTATGTGGTATAGTTCAGTCCACTTTGTCTATGGTTTTTTATAGAGCGATTAGTAAAGTCCTGGTTTTGTTTGTCTCCTAGTGAATATCCTATCTCATTTATACGTATGTATGTCCATCCGTAAGAACCACGTAAACTGTACATCttgtgtcatatttttatatttatttttggttaaaGATGAACATagtcaatttaaaatgaattgtgttttattttgtggttAACATCCCTTTAAAGGCTAGATATAAGACTTGATTACATATTGGAAACGGCGTAAGTACTGATTTATGAAttacctaattatattttatggagTGTCTTTTAGAAGTGGCTTCACAAAATCAATAGGTATATTATAGGCAATTATTtaacttcaattataattaaaatgtgataGCTGGTTCTTAGAATACAGTGTGAAATTACAATGGAGAACTACGCCAAGATATGGCAATAAACAGTACGTAGATAACAAAACGCTAAACAAGTGTATATCGTTTTTTTTCATACGATAGTTTATTAAGAAGTTCTCAATATACTTATCGGTGTGAATCTACTTACGTTTACGAGGAATACCATTTAATGTAATACAATGATATGGTAGATTTGCATTTGATATGCTCTCGTTTCAAAATGCAGAAGATAGGCtgttatttatgaaatgaaCAAATCTGTCAATCGGCATATGTGGGTAGACTGGAAATTAGCACAGCTCTTCCTGGGCTGGAACGTGAAAAAATTCCTTATAAAACTTTCGCATATCTTAAAGTATCCTTTACTTCGAGCTAGtttgtttatcaaaatatacaaatatctatAGAGATTTCGGCACCCGCCAGGGTTTTGCTTTGATATGAACTCAACGACATGGAACATTGTTATCCGGTTTACTTTATTAATAGGCCtaaagaaagtattttatttttttgtagttaagcaaatttttatgtaaattgcaTTACCGGTGTGGAGACAGCGTTCTACGCTTGATTTAAGTAGGTAAATATTACGATTTctaaactccaaaaacttaGTATAgtcttatatatttctttactgGATTATGTACCAGTAATAAAGCGATGAAAATATTTACGGATAAAATTTTGTGTCACGTGGTAATAAAACCTGCAACCTACCATCTCAGCCACATACCTACTTACACTACGAGTAAAAGTAGCTAGGATGTTTCACTACGTTCGATTTTTACAATTACTTTATACggaattgtaaataataagaaagctATTTTGTCAAAGCAGCCATAAAATTAGttgaaaatggaccaataaaTCTTACTTCAAATATTGCAAAGTGTAAAAATGTGTATCGTTGCTCTTTCTCGCGCCTCGTGATTCTCCATTTCATTACCAAGATAATATTGCATCGCTTGTTCAGTTTTTGACATCTAGCCCTTCCATCGGGTTTCAAAAGCTTGTGTCTTCTTTATTTTTGTCTTCCGGATTTTGATCGTGCTCTCTATGTTCGGCTTTAAACTACGATTTTTGgacacttaataaaaaatatgactaaaCTAGCCTATTGTGTTGATTGCACGTTGATTATCTAGTCATTGAATTGCATCTGCATTACTTTGCTATACCGTTACCATGCTTTGTAACTTCACTGTCGAATGTCGTGATCTTTTGTTCGCACAttgttctttgtttattttatcgcCTCGCAGTTCATCAAAACGATTCCCACAATTGATTCGTAAATTACTTATTGATACGGACTACGCGAACTTTTACCTTATACATCCACGCACACGGTTTGTACCACGAAACTTCCAGATTTGCATTTTCAATACTAGCAAACACAATACTTTTTAGATTTATTCgcttaaaattttcatattatgagTAGTTAATCTTAAATTCGATGCACGCTCACAATGGAAGATACATCGTGAGTATATGCATGTATTCAGTAACAGATGTGGGAGGACGCGCCCTCCCCAAGGTCACCTCGTGAGCGGCGACAGGTGTTCTGTTATTCCGAGCATTGTGTTGCTCTGCAATATAACTGCATCTGTCAATGGGTTTTTGCGGCTCAAGATGTCATCGAGTTCTCCTTATTTGATATGTAGATCAGGCCTTCAAGACAATATTTCCATTTACACTTAAGTTGCTAGTCACATTTTTATCACCATATATTTACGCTTGTGTTCTCGTAGACAGCAGTGGCGATGCGtgtaattttccgaaagggacccGACAGAACTCATGCACtgatatgcatgaatgcggtgtGCAAATCGTTCTTATGATGAGTAGATTTTACATAGATTAGGAAAGTGAAACCAGCAGGAATCGGGCTATACATATGGAGCTTTCGCCACTGATGGCGAGTATAACTCATATGGTTTAACTAACTTGTTTTCGTAACGGCTGCCTCGATGGCGTTGTAGTAATACGTACGCGTTACGAGTACGACTACGGAgttgaggtcctaggttcgaatcccgggtcggcacTAAAATAGTTGTGCCTGGGTTTtgctgttttaaaaattactcagttgcagttcggagtcaggaagttggaggTGTAATACGCCCGTGTcacggaaagcacgtaaagccattggtctcGCGCCTGATTATCTCATGTCAGATTACCGTTTCACGAGACTATGCAAGTGAAGGAACAGACCTGTATATTGCGcccacacttgtgcactataatatctcctgcatacctggctgatctccgttaggATTGACCACCgcgccgtgaccgaaattcggctaggagggtaTTCATTCGTAACCTCTCAAGACCTAACCTTGTTTCATAGGTCAAGACAtacgaaatattaaaacaacaatttcaaattacaaaactcctttaatataaatgtaatcataaataaaagctACATAATATCGACTGAACAATAGCTTAATATACATGTTGCTAAAACGATTGCTCTAGTAAGGACTGTATgcaattttagtatttataattgaGTTTGAGCAATTTTAGTTTCGTTTCGCCAGCGGGTTAGTGCCCACACATTGACAAATACTTTCCTATtagtagatataatattttatataaaatctttaacCGAGATAGACTATTCAAGTTATAAACAACAAGAATACATACAATACGTGCTACTGGCGAGAATTATTTTTGGACCAATCCTTTAATTACCTCAGAACGAGTACTGCCAGTATAAATATTCTGAGTATACATcgacaaaaagtatttatttttagccaACAGGCTATATCTGAAGCCCTTCTAAACTGGTCCGATTATTTTGTGGTTTGTATCACACGAATCCTTTTACCATTTACAAAACGTCCCAAATCCTTAAGCATTTAAAGGTTCGAGTGGAATATTGTTTTGTTGATCTTCGTTATATCGTAGTTATATCTGTAATATCATTATTGTTATCATTAAAGTGCATGCAGTCCTCAACTAGTGCAATCTGGTtccacaattaataataaagataaattacaTTGAGTTTGGTTCGGTTCCGTTAAGGCACGTTAAAGGCCATTCATTGCGTTTAAAGCTTACATTACTTActcttaaaatatactatattcgTGTAGCTGTTTATATCTAATGAGTGATATAATGTTCGCAATAGTTTAGACAATCTTCAAGAATTATCAAGTTAAGTATtagtagtatatttatttatgcatatgtTTAAGAGTAAACACCCCAAGGTATCACATAgactagaaataattattatttgttttgatatgcGGATGGAACCCACGGCCTCCCGACATAAAGCAGGCTTATCGCCCGCTGCGCCAACAAGGCCGTTGATATGTAGGAACAGGAAAAACGGAAATCAAATCTAGATTGACTAAAagctttgttaaatataaagcaaaatattaagAAGCGAATAAAATACCGTCGGAAACTATTGCAAAACGGATTTTTCGATTAGAACCGTAAATTATTCGGAAATAACTGATTGGTACAGAAAAGATTTAATCGAAGATCGATAATCAAATTATATGACGAAACCACACATAATACTtacatatacttattattacaaaatagtgTTGTAAagatagataattttaaaacgtaataatttcaaaattatgttgcgtttaaaacagtataaaatagtcaaaaactttatcaaaattcGTTAGTtcacgaaaaataattaatctttttaaaagAGTAGGTAAtcggttttaataattcttaGTTGCCATCAAATCTACATAAGTAGGTAAATAATATATCCAAAGATGGACAAAGCTGCAACTTTAACTATTGAATCACTAAAACTttatcataaacaaatatatttgcaataatttaaacTGCAGGTTCAGGAATAAAATGTGTTTCGATTCAGAAAAACTCGTACAAATGGAACTTTTGACCTCACGGTTCGCGACGCACGTAAAGTGGCGCTACACGCGACCGATAcaattttgtacttttatttgCAACGCACACTGAATggcaaaattttgttaattattttttaccgaAACTGTAGTCgtaataagaatttttattttattgttatttatgtttgttaacaCTACGTTTTCACAGTATTATAACAATGTAGTAGTCATTTTGCATGTCACGGTTCTTCACATAATACCTGACATTCATTTGTCAAATTTCTAATATTACTGAGAGAAAGCAGCAAGTACGAGCTGAGATTATTTGAGTTTCGTCATTatgtaatacttatataaatagtcAAAAGAACgtgaaatacttatatttagataaaacgtcacacaaattatttaaaattaacttataagaaataaattcttCAGAGAGCACCATTCCGGGCACCGAAACATTAACGCTTTTGTGCCGTTTAATCATAATATGATGTTATTCATTACATTATCTTGTATGCATTGTGATCAAGAATGTAGCCAGAGACCTGTAGACGGGTTAATTTGGGTTATCAATCACTTCCCGAAATCTTTGAATAACTTTGTGGACGACTCATTTTATTTCCTTGTTGCCGTCGCAAGTAATGCcagaagaataaattatttggagtgttttataatatacttttaagtatattcttaaaatgtttcaaatagttttgtatacatttttttccggTGAATAGTTCCTAATTACGGTCCTGACTGAGACCAATTACTTTCCTTGCTTTATACCGTAAGAGGCGATTAAATAAGGTCATTGAGGTCATGCGCGNNNNNNNNNNNNNNNNNNNNNNNNNNNNNNNNNNNNNNNNNNNNNNNNNNNNNNNNNNNNNNNNNNNNNNNNNNNNNNNNNNNNNNNNNNNNNNNNNNNNNNNNNNNNNNNNNNNNNNNNNNNNNNNNNNNNNNNNNNNNNNNNNNNNNNNNNNNNNNNNNNNNNNNNNNNNNNNNNNNNNNNNNNNNNNNNNNNNNNNNNNNNNNNNNNNNNNNNNNNNNNNNNNNNNNNNNNNNNNNNNNNNNNNNNNNNNNNNNNNNNNNNNNNNNNNNNNNNNNNNNNNNNNNNNNNNNNNNNNNNNNNNNNNNNNNNNNNNNNNNNNNNNNNNNNNNNNNNNNNNNNNNNNNNNNNNNNNNNNNNNNNNNNNNNNNNNNNNNNNNNNNNNNNNNNNNNNNNNNNNNNNNNNNNNNNNNNNNNNNNNNNNNNNNNNNNNNNNNNNNNNNNNNNNNNNNNNNNNNNNNNNNNNNNNNNNNNNNNNNNNNNNNNNNNNNNNNNNNNNNttataaaattattcttacttGACATCCCAAATTTTTCTTGCTCTGGACATTTACCTAACTACACCCCCTGCTTTTAGATCGGACCCTGGTTAACTGATAATTaccttttgtatataattttcagGATGGAAGTGTGGAGGTAAAAATTATAGATTACTAGGGCATTTCGGGAAGCATCCCCGACCTTCGATCTGCTGTACTTCATATTCTCCGGCACCGACAAGGGGAAGTTCCGCGACCAGTACTCACGGAACAGCTCCCTGGACCACTACTACAAGGGAGCCTTAGCCTAGCCATGAAGAGACTGGCTCTCAACCCTGATGAGATCTTATTCTAGAGAAGACTTCGACTTTGACTACAAAACGGTGAAAGTGGTCATTGACGCTTCGTGTATGGCACGCCACGTATCGGTCGGTGTCGGAACGGTCTAGTGGGCATGGTTTCATAAATAATCTTCAATTTAGATAAGAAAGTTTGAAcacgtatgtatttattttggacACTTACATGACATTtcgtgattatttttatttttgtcgcatcaccatttgtacatattaaaaatatctaggtCCGTTTTAACGATGACACGTCGAATTTATTACCGTCGCAAGTAATGATTGtttcgatggcgtagttgtattacggtacaactacAGTGGTGAGGTTCTATCTGGATCCCCGGGAAAGGCAAagggatattgggtttttctactcagtatcagcccggagtctgaaatttgtgcccaatattggcgacaggctcgctccctatcatcCAACATTAACATCTTGGAAACGAAATACACGCGGGGAGCCTGGGtataccagttgcgcctctgcctatccttcgGGGATATAAGGTTTGAGTATGTGTATGTTTGtaataaggtaataaaattCACAGAAACTTCCATTCGGATTGATCCTGGCGATGATGGTGTTGCCAGTGATCACCGTAGACGAAGAGAACGCCCCTAAAGTGGACGAGGACTTGGACATACAAAGCTTCGTGGTAAACAACACGAGCGACCTCCTCCGCGAGAGAATCAACGAAGTTGTCGACGATTTTATACGCTGGGGTCTTgtgtaaaaacattaacatatcAAGGGTCGCCAGATGTTACCGGTGACGCTAGATGGCGCCACAGGAGTTTGAGTAATTACAAGTGCCGCGTGCGCAGCTACTCATAATGTCTGACGGTCGTCTAGAAAAAGGAATACGAACACGTATTATTTGTTTTCACTTGTGGATGTTAcagtcaatataaaaataatatatttttgtacgctGACGCGACAGCAAAgcataatgaaaaatatgtatttcaataaCACTTGTAAACTACCtatgcttataataaataattttatttgattttgggtattttattggtactatattttaattaatggatgATCGTAgtaaaaattaatgataataactAAAAAGCGGCAAATATACTTCTATCCATCATAAAAGCGTTGACGTGCCTGTACCAAGTACATTCCTTCCAGTGCAATTGTGCCTGGCAAAATGATTCCTTTAGTTTTGAATTTTGTCTTTAAGAAAGTTTACGAGCAAGCCAAACAAGCTTGtatttaaatgctttaaaatataaaatgaactttTGATGTAaagaaactttttttatactacGTAAAACTAAATGCTTGACGCGAAATTGAGATTAGTCAAGATTATGTTACCTTCATAATGATCATACACTAGTTAATCTCGCGCGAAGCTTGTatctctacataatataaaataaaaattgattcaaataaaagttattttttatgagcattcaaataaaagcttgtttttaaaaaggtttCTAACTATTGTActctattaaattttttatattaaaatttagtgACAACATTTTGACCTCAATAATTGGAACCAAACATCATAATCAGCGACATTAAAAACCCTAGAATGGCAAAACTTCAAACGGATTAGACAAATTTGATTTCTGGGCACTATCTTAGTTTCCTCTACGTGATTTTTTATCGTCTAGAGGTAACCCTCGTAAGTGCCTACAACAATAGGATATTACACTTTTGTTTTGAATCTTCAGGTGATAAAAtaccattataaattttataaaaaaatatattcaatcaataagtgcttttaaaatacatttaaatattacattttaaattttcccgcgtaaataaacgaaaacgctAGAGGCCACGTTGCTGACGTCATCTCGACAGTAAACATCAAGTAACAACACTGTGCATTGAGAAAgaggaaattattacaattaatatgagCTAATAATCTTATCATTGGTGTGTTGTTCCTGCATGAAAGAATACTAGTGTAAAAAcgacgaaaaataaatatggattcAAGTGCCAACAGATATAACTATGAGGATAAGTTCTTTACAACTTGCGttacattttttaacaatttagcAGAAGGCATTTGGTTTAGTATGATCTATATGATGACCTAAGTATTAGATTAGTAGCCAAACATGACCGACCGTCTGCCCCACATTACACACACAAACTACCCCTGGGTAAAACGTTCTCCAAAAATCCGCACAGAATGACCTGACCTGCAGGACCTCTCGGTCCCTGCCAATAATACAAGAaggtaagtaatataaataaataaggaaaaaagaTGCTGATAACATTACgtttaatataatcaaataagtTATCAAATGATAATATGTGACCTAACTCACAACAATAcagataagattatattttgtatttaaatcacGACACAAACAATATGGAACTCATTTGCTTGTATTACATCGCATCGTAGTTACAATTGAAGCGCGAACCATGTCAGAACACAAGCAAATATTCACCGAGATACTGAACAAGATAGTGGCCGAGCGGGCGCTCGTCGCTCCTCGAGTGAAGATACAACCCATCAGCAGCGGCGGAGCCAACTTCACCACCCAGCTGTTCAAGGCGACCATCAGCCACGGAGACAATGAGCTGAAACTGTTCGCGAAAGTGGCAGCCGTCGGAGACAAATTCAGAAACCAAATTGAAGGTTTCCGAATGTTTGAAACAGAAAACGATTTTTACaccaaacttataaaaatatacgaaaacctTCAAGAGAAGCACAATGTGCCGCAAGATAAGAGGTTTGTAGCGC comes from the Manduca sexta isolate Smith_Timp_Sample1 chromosome 16, JHU_Msex_v1.0, whole genome shotgun sequence genome and includes:
- the LOC119189471 gene encoding LOW QUALITY PROTEIN: dnaJ homolog subfamily C member 2-like (The sequence of the model RefSeq protein was modified relative to this genomic sequence to represent the inferred CDS: deleted 5 bases in 3 codons), with product MSESGLSNNRKVVAIPWPIVKKKVECAGAPFLRYYSIKCHGDDALLSTSKANEKAEEVIFDDDVEYLRSLDPKDWKMQDHYAVLGMKNLRYKATDDDIKRAYRQKVLKHHPDKRKAQGEEVRSDDDYFTCITKAYETLGTPSKRRSYDSVDHTIDDSIPTPAEIKKDGFYKAFANCFESNARWSEKRNVPFLGDENSSREHVERFYAFWYEFESWREFSYLDEEEKEKGADREERRWIEKQNKAARAKLKKEEMARIRSLVDLAYAHDPRLQRFKQEDKDKKLAAKRARQDAVQAKKAEEERLIKEAQLAKQKAEEAEKARLEAARAEREQQKKNLGRESRKALRDLCKSNNYYAESEDETVANMAAVEKICELLKVNELQDFMKDLESNGKEAFLRIVKETEDKLEAERKAMFETKKAEEQKAKKDSAVKAPIEWTVELTQLLIKAVNLFPAGTNQRWEVVANFLNQHGVFTDEKRFTAKDVLNKAKDLQSSDFSKSNLKKAANEEAFDMFEKERKRSLHVDDSGISKSDPVKLVNGVSNSKAADDNKPEDRAWTKTEQELLEQAIKTFPVNTPERWEKIADCLPNPHQKDCMKRYKELVELVKAKKQAANLAK